From one Streptomyces sp. Q6 genomic stretch:
- a CDS encoding LuxR C-terminal-related transcriptional regulator, with protein sequence MAEWSGPTPGAAPDREPVGSMLALPDWIVPRPRLTDQLTRGVRGPLTVVVGPVGAGKTALALEWAHTRRPPGPLAWVSCDGRAEHPSVFWTRVFEALRTAGVAVPDPLTAEDGPPLVATLAGCLNRHGEPVTLVLDDFQPALNSPVADGVTSLLRHAPQSLRLMVLARRDPPLHLYRGRLTSEVTEVRTADLAFDDRETAALLAQHGIEVTKQTVTTLRRRADGWAAGLRLAAMSMEKRPDPDRFVAQFAGDDEAIASYLVEEVLDLQTSEMRQLLLKTSVLDRINAELAAELAGDGGGRLFADLVRESSFLQPLGHGWYRCHQMFADVLRTCLRHEAPGLVAPLHRRAAAWLGEHGLLADAVRHLLAAGDWDETARLVVHGLAIGHVLGLARGRLPAELFRQVPQELTADEPEPVLLAAAVARTRRDDQACVRHLERSALLLDQLPPGESTRGARCRLAHAVIRMERLRCRDPRKAQAAAAEAESAGPHLSHTALAERPELSALTLAVRGSGELRSGSLKAAQTSLTGGLKAASAAGNGSLRRDCLVELALLEALRGRFRAADELASLATQPPLPAWSAGDPHRGTLHLVRAWVAMARGDVRRARQEVDAGANVASRAPDTFVLEMGALVTRLAAMVESGGRGHGSVADVVAVSRLPRTVQRTVVPTCSGLLTPARPRPAAAAPEPAARPPVPAERLSARERDVLNRLAQMMTTEEIAEELYLSVNTVKTHLKSVYRKLAVSRRSAAVRRARELQLL encoded by the coding sequence ATGGCCGAGTGGTCAGGCCCCACCCCGGGCGCCGCCCCGGACCGGGAACCGGTCGGCAGCATGCTGGCCCTTCCCGACTGGATCGTGCCCCGCCCCCGGCTGACCGACCAGCTGACCAGGGGGGTGCGCGGCCCGCTCACCGTGGTCGTCGGCCCGGTCGGCGCGGGCAAGACGGCCCTCGCCCTGGAATGGGCGCACACGCGCCGCCCGCCGGGACCGCTGGCCTGGGTCTCCTGCGACGGGCGGGCCGAGCACCCCAGCGTGTTCTGGACGCGCGTCTTCGAGGCGCTGCGCACGGCCGGCGTGGCGGTCCCCGACCCCCTCACGGCCGAGGACGGACCGCCGCTCGTGGCGACCCTCGCGGGCTGCCTGAACCGGCACGGCGAACCGGTCACCCTGGTCCTCGACGACTTCCAGCCCGCGCTCAACTCACCCGTCGCGGACGGCGTCACCAGCCTCCTGCGGCACGCCCCGCAGTCGCTGCGCCTCATGGTGCTCGCCCGCCGCGACCCGCCCCTGCACCTCTACCGAGGGCGCCTCACCAGCGAGGTCACCGAGGTGCGCACGGCCGATCTCGCCTTCGACGACCGGGAGACGGCCGCGCTCCTCGCCCAGCACGGCATCGAGGTGACCAAGCAGACCGTGACCACCCTGCGCCGGCGCGCGGACGGCTGGGCCGCGGGCCTGCGGCTCGCCGCGATGTCCATGGAGAAGCGGCCCGACCCCGACCGCTTCGTCGCGCAGTTCGCCGGCGACGACGAGGCGATCGCCAGCTATCTGGTGGAAGAGGTACTGGACCTCCAGACCTCCGAGATGCGTCAACTGCTCCTGAAGACCAGCGTGTTGGACCGTATCAATGCCGAACTGGCCGCCGAGCTGGCGGGCGACGGAGGGGGCAGGCTGTTCGCCGACCTCGTCCGGGAGAGCTCCTTCCTGCAACCCCTGGGGCACGGCTGGTACCGGTGCCACCAGATGTTCGCCGACGTGCTGCGCACCTGCCTGCGGCACGAGGCGCCGGGACTCGTCGCCCCGCTGCACCGCCGGGCCGCCGCCTGGCTCGGCGAGCACGGACTGCTCGCCGACGCCGTACGGCATCTGCTGGCGGCCGGCGACTGGGACGAGACGGCCCGGCTGGTCGTCCACGGCCTGGCCATCGGGCACGTCCTCGGCCTCGCCCGGGGCAGGCTGCCCGCCGAACTCTTCCGCCAGGTGCCCCAGGAACTGACGGCCGACGAGCCCGAACCGGTCCTGCTCGCGGCGGCCGTCGCCCGCACGCGCCGCGACGACCAGGCGTGCGTCCGGCACCTGGAGCGGTCCGCGCTCCTGCTCGACCAACTGCCGCCGGGCGAGAGCACGCGCGGGGCGCGCTGCCGCCTCGCGCACGCCGTGATCCGCATGGAGCGGCTGCGCTGCCGCGACCCGAGGAAGGCCCAGGCCGCCGCCGCCGAAGCGGAGTCGGCCGGACCGCACCTGTCGCACACGGCACTCGCGGAGCGGCCGGAACTCTCCGCGCTGACACTGGCCGTGCGGGGCAGCGGCGAACTGCGTTCCGGCAGCCTCAAAGCCGCCCAGACCTCGCTCACCGGCGGCCTGAAAGCGGCGAGCGCGGCCGGGAACGGATCGCTGCGCCGCGACTGCCTGGTCGAACTCGCGCTCCTGGAGGCGCTGCGCGGCCGCTTCCGTGCCGCGGACGAACTGGCCTCGCTGGCCACCCAGCCACCACTGCCCGCCTGGTCCGCGGGCGACCCGCACCGCGGCACGCTGCATCTGGTGCGCGCCTGGGTCGCGATGGCGCGCGGCGACGTCCGCCGGGCCCGGCAGGAGGTCGACGCGGGCGCGAACGTGGCGAGCCGTGCGCCCGACACGTTCGTCCTGGAGATGGGCGCGCTGGTCACGCGGCTGGCGGCCATGGTGGAGTCCGGTGGCAGGGGCCACGGGTCCGTCGCGGACGTGGTGGCCGTGTCACGGCTGCCCCGCACCGTGCAGCGGACGGTCGTCCCCACCTGCTCCGGACTGCTGACCCCCGCGCGGCCACGACCGGCGGCCGCCGCTCCGGAACCGGCCGCGCGGCCGCCGGTCCCCGCCGAGCGGCTGAGCGCGCGCGAACGCGATGTGCTGAACCGGCTCGCGCAGATGATGACCACCGAGGAGATCGCGGAGGAGCTCTATCTCTCCGTCAACACGGTGAAGACCCACCTCAAGAGCGTCTACCGCAAGCTCGCCGTGTCGCGCCGTTCGGCCGCCGTCCGCCGCGCCCGCGAACTCCAGCTCCTGTGA
- a CDS encoding DUF1269 domain-containing protein, with product MTGIGPVQLLTIEFGPDAKFEGRIIEELAILEANGQIRVLDMLFVSKESGGGLFTLDVQEEGMGETVAALLGISRERLRGAEEEFPSLAEGNAFGLTMSEIREMADSLDPDTSAAFILLEHVWAKHLRTAVRDAGGVPVAEGFLTEEALEPIAAELAAAAERLGEPAGPPSAADPAPRNRRRRT from the coding sequence ATGACAGGCATCGGACCGGTGCAGCTGCTGACGATCGAGTTCGGGCCCGACGCCAAGTTCGAGGGGCGCATCATCGAGGAGCTGGCGATCCTCGAGGCCAACGGCCAGATCCGGGTGCTCGACATGCTCTTCGTCAGCAAGGAGTCCGGTGGCGGGCTGTTCACCCTCGACGTCCAGGAGGAGGGCATGGGGGAGACGGTCGCCGCCCTGCTCGGCATCTCCAGGGAGCGGCTGCGGGGCGCGGAGGAGGAGTTCCCGAGCCTGGCCGAGGGCAACGCGTTCGGACTGACCATGTCCGAGATCCGGGAGATGGCCGACTCCCTCGACCCCGACACGTCGGCGGCCTTCATCCTGCTCGAGCACGTATGGGCGAAACACCTGCGCACAGCGGTCCGCGACGCCGGTGGAGTGCCCGTCGCGGAGGGCTTCCTCACCGAGGAGGCCCTGGAACCCATCGCCGCCGAACTCGCCGCGGCGGCCGAACGCCTCGGCGAGCCCGCCGGGCCGCCCTCCGCGGCGGACCCGGCACCACGCAACCGTCGAAGGAGGACGTGA
- a CDS encoding DUF1269 domain-containing protein: MADLVVLGFSDKEKAEAVLRLAGEMSRQELLDLDDAAVAWRTMDGKIHVHQTHSTTGAAAAGGALWGSLFGLLFLMPVFGAAVGAATGAVAGKLTDIGINDAFVKETASALEPGRAAVFALVRRSTPDRVRDAVRPFNPTVIRTSLTKDKEEELVAALQTK; this comes from the coding sequence ATGGCAGACCTCGTCGTACTCGGATTCTCGGACAAGGAAAAGGCGGAAGCGGTCCTGCGCCTCGCGGGCGAGATGTCCCGTCAGGAACTGCTGGACCTCGATGACGCCGCGGTGGCCTGGCGGACCATGGACGGCAAGATCCACGTCCATCAGACGCACAGCACCACCGGTGCCGCCGCCGCGGGCGGCGCGCTGTGGGGGTCCCTGTTCGGACTCCTCTTCCTGATGCCCGTGTTCGGCGCCGCGGTGGGCGCGGCCACCGGCGCCGTCGCGGGAAAGCTCACCGACATCGGCATCAACGACGCCTTCGTCAAGGAGACGGCGAGCGCCCTCGAACCGGGCCGCGCGGCGGTCTTCGCCCTCGTCCGCCGCTCCACCCCGGACCGGGTCCGCGACGCCGTACGCCCGTTCAACCCGACCGTGATCCGCACCTCGCTCACCAAGGACAAGGAGGAGGAACTGGTCGCGGCCCTCCAGACGAAGTGA